The nucleotide window ATACAGCACCAGGTCCCCGGGCAGCGTCAGCCGTCCGAAGTCGATGGCGACGGTGGTGGTGGTCTTCTCCCGGACACCGGCGAGATTGTCGACACCCGCGCCGGTCTGCGTCATGACCTCCTCGGTGTGCAGCGGGGGGGTTTCGGACAACGCCCGGATGAGCGTGGTCTTGCCGACCCCGAACGGCCCCGCGATCAGCAGTTTGACCAGGGTCTGGTGCTCGCCGGAGAGGTACATGTTGCCGGTGCCCGCGCCGGTTTCGGCGCTAGCACTTGAGAGAGCGGAGTCCATCGAGAACCCTCTCCAGGATCTGTCGGTCGAATTGCTCGGCTTCGGGAATGGGGGGCCGGGCGTGCAGCCGCCCGGCGTCGACGAGATCGGCCACCAGCACCTTCACCACGCTCACAGGGAGGTGAAGGTGGGCGGCGACCTCCGCCAGAGACAGCGCCCCGGGCTGCAGCAGCTCCAGGATGCGGTGCTCCTCCGGGCGTACCTCACTGGTGATCGGCATGCCCACGCCGTGCAACAGGGTGAGCCGGTCGAGGGTGTTACGGCTCGGCCGGGCGCGTCCGCCGGTCGCCAGATAGGCCGGTACGAGGCGCCTGCCGCTGCTCTGGCGCGGCGTCATGCCGGGTTACCGAGGTCCCGGGCCCGGCTGTTCATGACCTTGTTGCCCAGCGTCGTGACCTGCACCTGCATGTGGTGAGCGACGACTCCCATGTTCACCTCCGGACCGGCGAAGACGGCCAGGCAGGTGTTCTCGCCGGCCGGTATCGCGAAGACGAAGCCCTCATCGGACTCGATGACGGTCTGCCGCAGCCGGGTGTCGTCCTTCTCGGCGAAGGCCGCGGTGACGGCCCGTCCCGCGCCCTGCAGGGCGGACATCATCGCGGCGACACCCTCGGCGGAGTCCCGCTTCAGCCCCGGCGAGGAGCCCTCGATGAAGCCGTCGCCGGAGATGACGGCGGCGTGGATCACATGCGGCAACTCCAGGAGGGGCGTGAGCACCCAGGACTTGTCCTCGGCGACACGGCGGCGGGTGGGGCTGTTCATGATTGAGCGTTCCCTTCGGGACTGCGAGGGGGTTCTGACTGGACGGCTGCCCGGCCGGATTCGGTGCCGCGCTGGAGTGCGGCCCAGCGGGACCCGGTCTCCTCCGGGGAGCGCGGGGGAAGCGAGGCGGTGCGCTCGGCGCTCTCCTCGCTGTCGGCGCTGTCGGGGCTTTCGGATACGGGCATACGGCGGCGCCGGCGCGGGAGTTCGCCCTCCGTCTGCACGGGCGGCGCGGCCTCGAACCGGTCGGCCGGCTGCGGAGCCGGAGCCGCCGGTGCGGCAGGGGCGGGCGCGGCGGGCGCGGCGGCGGGAGACGCGGTGCCGGTCGGCAGTACGGACGCGGACCGGTCCGGTACCCCCGAACGGTGCGGCAGCGGAGCCATCACGGACATGGGCTGGGTGCTCTCGTCGAGGACGGTGAGGAGGGGGTCACCCGGGATGTACACGACCGCGCGCACGCCGCCGTACGGCGACGGCTCGACGTGCACACCGAAGCCGTATTGGCGCACCAGCTGGCCGGCGGCGGCGAAGCCGGACCGCGGCGGGTCGCCGAGCTGGGTCAGCAGCAGGTCGTCGTCGCCCGCCAGCAGCTCCATCGCGGCCTTGATCTCGTCGTCGTGCATGCCGACGCCGTAGTCGTCGACGATCACCGACGCACCGCGGTTGCCCTGCTGAAGGGTGATGATGACCGGAAGTTCACGGTGCGAGTGGTGCAGCGCGTTCGCCAGCAGCTCGGTGACGACGATCGCGACCGGCTCGACGGCCCGCGCGACGACGGCGACCGGGTCGCGCAGCTGGTTGCTGACCTGTACGCGGTCGTAGCCGCGCAGCCGGGAGGTGGCGCCGACGACCAATTCGGCGAGGTAGGAGTCCTCGCGGGTCAGCCCCGGCCAGGCGCCGCACACGACGCCGGTGGCCTGCACGCGCCGCAGCGCCTGCTCGTTGAGGAAGTCGGCGTTCAGCAGGTCCTGGGCGACGTTCGGGTCGTCGTAGCGGTGCTGCATCTCCTGCAGCGCCGTCTGGAGCTGGTAGAGCAGCGCCTGGATGGTGGTGGTCGCCCCGCGCAGCGTGGACTGCGCCGCGGCGTCGACCCGCGCCCGCTCCTTGGTGATGGCGTCGCTGACCTGCTCCAGCACGGCGCCGAGCGCCCGGTCGGCGTCCGTCCCGGCGAACCGGGCGTCCATCAGGCCGGGCACGGGCACATGCGGGTGCGCGAGCGCCAGCGTCAGGTCGGGGAGCCGGGTTTCGGCCAGGTGCCGGATCTCGGCCTCGGTGGCACGCAGTCGTGCCGACAGCTCCGTATTGCTGCGGAGCGTGGCGCTGTTCTGTTCCTCAGCGGCGGAGAGGCGTGATCTCAGGTCCGCGCGCTGTCCGCGCGCCCGGATCG belongs to Streptomyces sp. NBC_01454 and includes:
- a CDS encoding DUF742 domain-containing protein, with protein sequence MTPRQSSGRRLVPAYLATGGRARPSRNTLDRLTLLHGVGMPITSEVRPEEHRILELLQPGALSLAEVAAHLHLPVSVVKVLVADLVDAGRLHARPPIPEAEQFDRQILERVLDGLRSLKC
- a CDS encoding roadblock/LC7 domain-containing protein, with the translated sequence MNSPTRRRVAEDKSWVLTPLLELPHVIHAAVISGDGFIEGSSPGLKRDSAEGVAAMMSALQGAGRAVTAAFAEKDDTRLRQTVIESDEGFVFAIPAGENTCLAVFAGPEVNMGVVAHHMQVQVTTLGNKVMNSRARDLGNPA
- a CDS encoding ATP-binding protein; translation: MTSIPEALLWCLSAGTAAAVVLAALSIRARGQRADLRSRLSAAEEQNSATLRSNTELSARLRATEAEIRHLAETRLPDLTLALAHPHVPVPGLMDARFAGTDADRALGAVLEQVSDAITKERARVDAAAQSTLRGATTTIQALLYQLQTALQEMQHRYDDPNVAQDLLNADFLNEQALRRVQATGVVCGAWPGLTREDSYLAELVVGATSRLRGYDRVQVSNQLRDPVAVVARAVEPVAIVVTELLANALHHSHRELPVIITLQQGNRGASVIVDDYGVGMHDDEIKAAMELLAGDDDLLLTQLGDPPRSGFAAAGQLVRQYGFGVHVEPSPYGGVRAVVYIPGDPLLTVLDESTQPMSVMAPLPHRSGVPDRSASVLPTGTASPAAAPAAPAPAAPAAPAPQPADRFEAAPPVQTEGELPRRRRRMPVSESPDSADSEESAERTASLPPRSPEETGSRWAALQRGTESGRAAVQSEPPRSPEGNAQS